A genomic segment from Bacteroidales bacterium encodes:
- a CDS encoding M67 family metallopeptidase, protein MIKIKQKIIDKIIAHAKKENPIEACGYLVGSANTITKIYEMKNIDNSQEHFSFDKIEQFEVLKNSRKNGLEIIANYHSHPKTPSRPSEEDIKLAFDPNILYFIISLAENIPVLKAFKIIEFNTQEEQIIIVE, encoded by the coding sequence ATGATAAAGATAAAACAAAAAATTATTGATAAAATTATTGCACATGCAAAAAAAGAAAATCCAATAGAAGCTTGCGGTTATTTAGTTGGTAGTGCTAATACAATAACAAAAATATATGAAATGAAAAATATTGACAATAGCCAAGAACATTTTTCATTTGATAAAATTGAACAATTTGAAGTTTTAAAAAATTCAAGAAAAAACGGATTGGAAATAATAGCCAATTATCATAGTCATCCAAAAACACCATCACGCCCATCGGAAGAAGATATTAAATTAGCTTTCGACCCAAATATTTTATATTTTATAATTTCCTTAGCCGAAAACATACCGGTTTTAAAAGCATTTAAAATTATTGAATTTAATACCCAAGAAGAACAAATAATTATTGTTGAATAA
- the metA gene encoding homoserine O-succinyltransferase, which translates to MPINIPDKLPAIEILNKEYIFTIKESKAIHQDIRPLKIALLNIMPVKIVTETHILRLLSNTPLQIEIDMFLPETHTSKNTSSEHLKSFYKTFSKIRSSKYDGLIITGAPVEEMEFEDVDYWNEMKEIMNWAENNVTSTLYICWAAQAGLYYHYGIPKYPLKEKVSGNFEHNVSNKKYPIVRGFDDIYIAPHSRYTEVKRKDIEKIKELVILSESEEAGVYLVASKDGRKVFVTGHPEYEPDTLKNEYERDIKKGLKIAIPKNYFPNDDATKPPLTRCQSHANLLFANWLNYYVYQTTPFDLNKINKS; encoded by the coding sequence ATGCCAATTAACATACCAGATAAACTGCCGGCTATAGAGATATTGAATAAGGAGTATATTTTTACAATAAAGGAATCAAAGGCGATTCATCAGGATATCCGACCGTTAAAAATTGCATTACTCAATATAATGCCGGTAAAGATAGTAACCGAGACACATATTCTACGGCTGCTTTCCAATACGCCATTACAAATAGAAATTGATATGTTTCTTCCCGAAACGCATACTTCAAAAAACACATCATCTGAGCATTTAAAATCATTTTATAAAACCTTTAGTAAAATAAGGAGTTCAAAATATGACGGATTGATAATTACAGGCGCTCCTGTTGAAGAAATGGAGTTTGAAGATGTTGATTACTGGAATGAAATGAAAGAAATAATGAATTGGGCGGAAAATAATGTTACGTCAACTTTATATATTTGCTGGGCAGCGCAGGCGGGACTTTATTATCATTACGGAATTCCTAAATATCCTTTAAAAGAAAAAGTGTCGGGAAATTTTGAGCATAATGTGAGTAACAAGAAGTATCCCATAGTTCGTGGATTTGACGATATTTATATTGCTCCTCATTCGCGTTATACCGAAGTGAAAAGGAAAGATATCGAAAAAATAAAAGAACTTGTTATATTATCAGAATCTGAAGAAGCCGGTGTTTATTTGGTTGCATCTAAGGATGGAAGAAAAGTTTTTGTAACAGGTCATCCCGAATACGAGCCCGATACTTTGAAAAATGAATATGAAAGAGACATCAAAAAAGGATTGAAAATAGCAATACCCAAAAACTATTTTCCAAATGATGATGCTACAAAACCACCTTTGACGAGATGCCAAAGTCATGCAAATTTGTTATTTGCAAATTGGCTAAATTACTATGTATATCAAACAACACCGTTTGATTTAAATAAAATAAATAAATCTTAA
- a CDS encoding homoserine dehydrogenase codes for MNSKIKIGLFGFGTVGQGLYHVLKESKGHDAQIKKICVKNKDKQRSISKELFTYNTDEIINDAEINLVVELIDDADAAYQIVKSSLMNGKNVVSANKKMLAYHLKELIELQHKNNVSLLYEASSCGSIPVLRNLEEYYDNDLLLSVSGILNGSSNYILSKIFNEKLDYTTALKQAQELGYAESEPLLDVGGFDSLYKLIIITIHSFGVIVNPDNVLNYGIQNISEHDINYAREKGYKIKLVAQVNKINERKISLFVLPKFVKPDEYIYNVEYQFNGVVIEGLFYDKQFMFGKGAGGNPTGSAVLSDITATTHDYKYEYKKMKYYGGFSYTTDAAIEIYIRYYNERDLNHFHLDYVSERYVGRDFSYIIGKIRIDKLLHIKELLPKLDIFLAYTGAEFNI; via the coding sequence ATGAATTCAAAAATAAAAATAGGATTATTCGGGTTCGGCACGGTTGGGCAAGGACTTTATCACGTTTTAAAAGAGAGCAAAGGACACGATGCACAAATAAAAAAAATTTGTGTGAAAAATAAAGACAAGCAACGTTCAATATCAAAAGAATTATTTACATACAACACAGATGAAATTATTAATGATGCCGAAATAAATCTGGTTGTTGAGCTTATTGACGATGCCGATGCAGCATATCAAATCGTGAAATCATCGTTGATGAACGGGAAAAATGTTGTTTCTGCCAATAAAAAAATGCTTGCTTATCACCTGAAAGAATTAATAGAATTGCAGCATAAGAACAATGTTTCCTTGCTATATGAAGCGTCTTCATGCGGAAGTATTCCCGTTTTAAGAAATCTTGAAGAATACTATGATAATGATTTGTTGCTTTCTGTAAGCGGTATTTTAAACGGCTCTTCAAATTATATTCTTTCAAAAATATTTAATGAAAAGCTCGATTATACAACAGCTTTAAAACAAGCACAGGAACTTGGTTATGCCGAGAGTGAACCCCTGCTTGATGTTGGCGGCTTTGATTCTTTATATAAACTGATAATAATTACCATTCACAGTTTTGGTGTGATTGTGAATCCCGATAATGTTCTGAATTACGGAATACAAAATATTTCGGAGCATGACATAAATTATGCCCGTGAAAAAGGTTATAAAATAAAGCTTGTTGCTCAGGTGAATAAAATAAATGAGCGAAAAATATCATTGTTTGTTTTGCCTAAATTTGTAAAACCCGATGAATATATTTACAACGTGGAATATCAGTTTAACGGAGTTGTAATAGAAGGTTTGTTTTACGACAAGCAATTTATGTTTGGCAAAGGAGCCGGCGGAAATCCCACAGGTTCGGCAGTTTTGTCAGATATTACCGCAACAACTCACGATTATAAATATGAGTATAAAAAAATGAAATATTATGGCGGCTTCAGTTATACCACTGATGCTGCAATTGAAATTTATATCCGCTATTATAATGAAAGGGATTTAAATCATTTCCATCTTGATTACGTTTCGGAACGATATGTTGGAAGGGATTTTAGCTATATTATCGGAAAAATAAGAATTGATAAATTGCTGCACATAAAAGAACTTTTACCAAAACTCGATATTTTTCTTGCTTACACAGGTGCCGAGTTCAATATATGA
- a CDS encoding HesA/MoeB/ThiF family protein: MDFTDIQIERYSRHIILKEVGVEGQMKLLEGKVLVVGAGGLGSPAALYLAAAGVGTIGIIDGDVVDITNLQRQIIHTTPDINRAKVISAKEKIEKINPDVNVITYQELLTVDNIKKIISEYDFIIDGTDNFPTKFLINDACVMFGKPFSHGGILKFDGQTMTHTPGNACCRCVFKTLPPKGLVPACSQAGVLGSIAGMLGTIQATEALKYLTGIGELITNRFLIFNALNMNFRTSDFKRNDNCPVCGSHPSITELIQEEMPVCDLKHK, encoded by the coding sequence ATGGATTTTACAGACATACAAATAGAAAGATACAGCCGACATATTATTTTAAAAGAAGTTGGAGTTGAAGGACAAATGAAACTTCTCGAAGGAAAAGTATTAGTAGTTGGTGCCGGTGGCTTAGGTTCTCCGGCTGCTCTTTATTTGGCTGCAGCAGGTGTTGGCACTATTGGCATTATTGATGGCGATGTTGTAGATATTACAAATTTACAACGTCAAATTATACACACTACGCCTGATATAAATCGGGCAAAAGTTATTTCAGCTAAAGAAAAAATAGAAAAAATAAATCCCGATGTAAATGTAATAACATACCAAGAGCTTTTAACTGTTGATAATATAAAAAAAATTATTTCGGAATATGATTTTATAATTGACGGAACTGATAATTTTCCTACTAAGTTTTTAATTAATGATGCATGCGTGATGTTTGGTAAGCCATTCTCTCACGGAGGCATATTGAAATTCGACGGACAAACAATGACCCACACTCCGGGCAATGCGTGTTGTCGATGTGTTTTTAAAACACTGCCACCAAAAGGGCTCGTTCCTGCTTGTTCGCAAGCCGGAGTTTTAGGGTCTATTGCCGGAATGCTTGGAACTATTCAGGCAACAGAAGCACTAAAATATTTAACAGGTATCGGCGAATTAATTACAAATAGATTTTTAATATTTAATGCACTTAACATGAATTTCAGAACATCTGATTTTAAAAGAAATGACAATTGTCCTGTTTGTGGTTCGCACCCTTCAATTACAGAATTAATACAGGAAGAAATGCCGGTATGCGATTTAAAACACAAATAA
- a CDS encoding sulfurtransferase TusA family protein, with protein MYTLPLNLLDEIKNYEAVVSDFINKKIEPLKFKTVRVPMGIYEQRKDGTFMVRIRCAGGYINPSHLKQVALIAKKYNSELLHITTRQEIQIQNITLQNTVNVLNDLYEIGLSSRGGGGNTVRNILTSVDSGINKDEVFDVYPYAVALTNKLIAEADSWTLPRKFKIAFSNSDKDTANAAFNDLGFIAKLKDGKKGFKVFLGGSLGSKPMVSPVLFDFISVDEIGIVADAAKQLFSRYGNRKNKHKARLRYVFFKLGKEKTFELFNDIYNEVKTNEINKVVIPEINYKNTIPSVKPEIANTPEFYIWEKRYVKTQKQSGLFSITVPFLNGNISAETVNIIGEYFEAFGDDVIRFSMRQDIHLRNIPEQFVGNIYNLLVKTGVQTNEPVILNSLVSCTGADTCRLGICLSKGVIKGLRKELAKSTLALDELNEIKINISGCPNSCGQQAAADLGFYGVVGRNDRMYPAYKIFAGAVQSEYDAKLAEQFGEINARDLPKFTIQLFEKYLNKKTKYKKFSEYISSEGKKDIAELSSKFIIPNFEDDKNYYFDWGSENVFSLIGRGLGECSVGLFDMIDIDMNIIKQSKDEISKTSDKKYINELLYKIIFSSSRMLLITKAIEPKNDNELYNSFINNFINEGLVNSKYKYLIEAANNNKTLDFTPDKDNIYMLSADVIELYENMDDSLQFKTESAKVIVTEKKENTHKTKDLRGIKCPMNFVKTKIELTTLKQGELLEVLLDDGEPIENVPGSVKSEGHDILKQERNGDYWSVLIKKN; from the coding sequence ATGTACACATTACCATTAAATTTATTAGACGAAATAAAAAATTACGAAGCAGTTGTTTCCGATTTTATTAATAAAAAAATAGAGCCGCTGAAATTTAAAACAGTGCGAGTGCCTATGGGTATTTACGAACAACGAAAAGACGGAACATTTATGGTTCGCATTCGTTGTGCAGGTGGCTACATTAATCCTTCGCATTTGAAACAAGTTGCATTAATTGCAAAAAAATACAACTCGGAATTACTACATATAACTACAAGACAGGAAATTCAAATACAAAATATTACATTGCAGAATACAGTTAATGTTCTTAATGACCTTTATGAAATTGGGCTTTCGTCGCGTGGTGGCGGAGGCAATACTGTAAGAAATATTTTAACTTCAGTTGATTCGGGAATTAATAAAGATGAAGTTTTTGATGTTTATCCTTATGCTGTTGCTCTAACAAATAAACTTATTGCCGAAGCCGATTCATGGACTTTACCACGAAAATTTAAAATTGCATTTTCAAACTCCGATAAAGATACAGCCAATGCAGCTTTCAACGATTTGGGTTTTATTGCAAAATTAAAAGACGGGAAAAAGGGCTTTAAGGTATTTCTTGGTGGCTCGCTTGGCTCTAAGCCAATGGTTAGTCCGGTTTTGTTCGATTTTATTTCCGTTGATGAAATTGGCATTGTTGCTGATGCAGCAAAACAATTATTTTCTCGTTATGGCAACAGAAAAAATAAACATAAAGCTCGTTTGCGTTATGTGTTTTTTAAACTCGGAAAAGAAAAAACTTTCGAGTTGTTTAATGATATTTATAATGAAGTAAAAACTAATGAAATCAACAAAGTAGTTATTCCTGAAATTAATTATAAAAATACCATTCCTTCCGTAAAACCAGAAATAGCAAACACTCCTGAGTTTTATATTTGGGAAAAAAGATATGTTAAAACACAAAAACAATCGGGGTTATTTAGCATAACGGTACCATTTTTAAATGGAAATATTTCTGCCGAAACAGTTAATATTATTGGCGAATACTTTGAGGCATTTGGAGATGATGTTATTAGATTTTCGATGCGGCAGGATATTCATTTGCGAAATATTCCGGAGCAATTTGTGGGCAATATTTATAATTTGCTTGTTAAAACAGGCGTGCAAACTAACGAGCCGGTTATTTTAAACTCTTTGGTTTCGTGCACCGGTGCCGATACATGTCGCTTGGGAATATGCTTGTCAAAAGGTGTAATAAAAGGATTGAGAAAAGAGTTGGCGAAAAGCACACTGGCATTGGATGAATTAAACGAAATAAAAATTAATATTTCAGGATGCCCCAATTCATGCGGACAACAAGCAGCAGCCGATTTAGGTTTTTATGGTGTGGTAGGACGTAACGACAGAATGTATCCGGCTTATAAAATATTTGCAGGTGCTGTTCAATCTGAATATGACGCAAAACTTGCAGAGCAATTTGGCGAAATAAACGCACGCGATTTACCTAAATTTACTATTCAGCTTTTTGAAAAATATTTAAATAAAAAAACTAAATATAAAAAATTCTCTGAATATATATCATCTGAAGGAAAGAAAGATATAGCCGAACTTTCAAGCAAATTTATTATCCCTAATTTTGAAGATGACAAAAATTATTATTTCGACTGGGGAAGTGAAAATGTTTTCTCTTTGATAGGGCGTGGCTTGGGCGAATGTTCCGTTGGTCTTTTTGACATGATAGATATTGACATGAACATAATAAAGCAAAGCAAAGATGAAATTTCAAAAACATCTGATAAAAAATATATTAATGAATTGTTATATAAAATTATTTTTTCATCATCGCGAATGCTATTGATAACAAAAGCTATTGAGCCCAAAAATGATAACGAACTTTACAATTCATTTATTAATAATTTTATCAATGAAGGTTTAGTAAACAGCAAATATAAATACTTGATAGAAGCAGCTAATAATAACAAAACTCTTGATTTTACTCCGGACAAAGATAATATTTATATGTTATCTGCCGACGTAATTGAATTGTACGAAAACATGGACGATTCGCTCCAATTTAAAACAGAATCTGCTAAAGTAATTGTAACAGAGAAAAAGGAAAATACACATAAAACAAAAGATTTGAGGGGAATAAAATGTCCGATGAATTTTGTAAAAACAAAAATAGAACTTACTACTTTAAAGCAGGGCGAATTGTTAGAAGTGCTACTCGACGATGGCGAACCAATTGAAAACGTTCCAGGGTCGGTAAAAAGTGAAGGTCATGATATTTTAAAACAAGAAAGAAATGGAGATTATTGGTCGGTATTAATTAAAAAAAATTAA
- a CDS encoding O-acetylhomoserine aminocarboxypropyltransferase/cysteine synthase, translated as MEKNNLKFETLQVHAGQEVDATTLSRAVPIYQTTSYLFKNSEHGANLFALKEFGNIYTRLMNPTTDVFEKRIAALEGGVAALAVSSGHAAQFIALNNILQVGDNFVSTSYLYGGSYNQFKVSFKRLGIEVRFAKNDNPDEFDKLINEKTKAIYLEVIGNPEFNIPDFDAIAKLAQKHEIPLIVDNTFAGAGYLFRPLEHGANIVVESATKWICGHGTSMGGVIVDGGNFNWGNGKFPQFTEPSEGYHGLKFWDVFGSKSQFGNIAFIIRARVEGLRDFGPAISPFNSFQLIQGLETLSLRMERHVANTLELANWLEKHPKVEKVNYPGLPSSPYHELAKKYLKKGFGGVLSFIVKGEKENATKVVDSLKLVSHLANVGDAKTLIIQPSATTHQQLSDEEQLAAGVQPSLLRVSVGIEHIDDIIADFEQALVKI; from the coding sequence ATGGAAAAAAACAATTTAAAATTCGAAACATTACAGGTTCATGCCGGACAGGAAGTTGATGCAACTACTTTGTCAAGAGCAGTACCTATTTATCAAACAACCTCGTATTTATTTAAAAATTCCGAACATGGTGCAAACCTTTTTGCATTAAAGGAATTTGGAAATATTTATACGCGATTAATGAATCCTACAACTGACGTTTTCGAAAAACGAATAGCAGCACTCGAAGGCGGAGTTGCCGCATTGGCGGTTTCTTCGGGACATGCAGCGCAATTTATTGCGTTAAATAATATTTTGCAAGTTGGCGATAATTTTGTTTCCACTTCATATTTATATGGTGGAAGCTACAATCAATTCAAAGTTTCATTCAAGCGTTTAGGCATTGAAGTTCGTTTTGCAAAAAATGATAATCCCGATGAATTTGATAAATTAATTAATGAAAAAACAAAAGCAATTTATCTGGAAGTTATCGGCAATCCTGAATTTAATATTCCCGATTTCGATGCAATAGCAAAGCTTGCGCAAAAACACGAAATTCCATTAATCGTTGATAACACGTTTGCCGGTGCAGGATATTTATTCAGACCATTAGAACATGGAGCAAACATTGTTGTCGAATCAGCAACAAAATGGATATGCGGACATGGCACAAGCATGGGTGGTGTTATTGTTGACGGTGGTAATTTTAACTGGGGCAATGGAAAATTCCCTCAATTTACAGAACCATCGGAAGGATATCACGGATTAAAATTCTGGGATGTGTTCGGTTCAAAAAGTCAGTTCGGAAATATTGCATTTATTATCCGTGCAAGAGTTGAAGGACTTAGGGATTTTGGTCCGGCAATTAGTCCGTTTAATTCGTTCCAGCTAATTCAAGGATTGGAAACATTATCTTTGAGAATGGAACGTCACGTGGCAAACACACTCGAACTTGCTAACTGGCTCGAAAAACATCCGAAAGTTGAAAAAGTTAATTATCCGGGATTGCCGAGCAGTCCGTATCATGAGCTTGCAAAAAAATATCTGAAAAAAGGATTTGGCGGTGTGTTATCTTTTATTGTAAAAGGAGAAAAAGAAAATGCAACAAAAGTTGTTGATTCGCTCAAATTAGTTAGTCATCTTGCAAATGTTGGCGATGCAAAAACATTAATCATTCAGCCATCTGCAACAACTCATCAGCAATTGTCGGATGAAGAACAACTTGCTGCGGGTGTTCAGCCATCATTATTGCGGGTTTCTGTGGGTATTGAGCATATAGATGATATTATTGCGGATTTTGAACAGGCATTGGTAAAAATTTAA
- the cysK gene encoding cysteine synthase A: MSKIAKNLTELIGNTPLLELSNFNKENNTLATIIGKLEYFNPGGSVKDRIGYSMLKDAEEKGLIKKDTVIIEPTSGNTGVALAFIAAAKGYNLVLTMPDTMSVERRNLLKALGAELVLTPGTEGMSGAIRAANELASKTPNSFVPQQFNNPANPDIHRKITAEEIWKDTDGKVDIFVSGVGTGGTITGVGEVLKERNPNIKIIAVEPTDSPVLSGGNAGPHKIQGIGAGFIPNVLNKSIIDEIITVKNEEAFETGRKLARTEGLIVGISSGAAVYAALQIAKRQENKGKNIVVIIPDTGERYLSTLLYAF; this comes from the coding sequence ATGTCAAAAATAGCAAAAAATTTAACTGAGCTAATTGGTAATACTCCCTTACTGGAATTATCAAATTTTAATAAAGAGAATAACACCTTAGCAACTATAATCGGGAAACTGGAATATTTCAATCCTGGTGGCAGCGTTAAAGATAGAATCGGATATTCAATGCTCAAAGATGCTGAAGAAAAAGGATTAATAAAGAAAGATACAGTTATTATTGAACCTACCAGCGGAAATACAGGTGTAGCTCTTGCATTTATTGCCGCCGCAAAAGGATACAATCTTGTTTTAACAATGCCCGATACAATGAGTGTTGAACGCAGAAATCTTTTAAAAGCGCTGGGAGCCGAATTGGTTTTAACTCCCGGAACAGAAGGAATGTCGGGTGCAATCCGAGCTGCAAATGAATTAGCTTCTAAAACACCAAATTCGTTTGTTCCTCAACAGTTCAATAATCCTGCAAATCCCGATATTCACAGAAAAATTACCGCAGAAGAAATATGGAAAGACACCGATGGTAAGGTTGATATCTTTGTTTCGGGTGTTGGAACAGGTGGAACCATAACGGGCGTGGGAGAAGTATTAAAAGAACGAAATCCCAATATTAAAATTATTGCAGTTGAACCTACCGATTCTCCTGTGTTGTCAGGAGGAAACGCCGGACCACACAAAATTCAGGGAATTGGTGCCGGCTTTATTCCAAATGTATTAAACAAATCAATAATAGATGAAATTATAACTGTTAAAAATGAAGAAGCATTTGAAACAGGTCGAAAATTAGCAAGAACAGAAGGATTAATTGTAGGAATTTCTTCAGGTGCTGCTGTATATGCAGCATTACAAATTGCAAAACGACAGGAAAACAAAGGGAAAAATATTGTTGTGATAATACCTGATACAGGTGAAAGATATTTATCAACATTACTTTATGCTTTTTAA
- the cobA gene encoding uroporphyrinogen-III C-methyltransferase yields the protein MAEKCKVYIIGFGPGDPELMTVKADRILHQSQVIIYDDLINKDALNKYKAEKIYVGKRKGLHSKNQEEINQIIYKYALEKNIVVRLKGGDPMIFGRGGEEYQYLKQKAVEVDIIPGITSALAAAAYAAIPLTNRGISSSVAFCTGHPEKSIIIPNTDTIVFYMAASNINIIIDKLIESGRLPNTPIALIENISMPEQQIVIGMLNDIIPKANMLNSPLLIIVGEVVKLNYKID from the coding sequence ATGGCAGAAAAATGTAAAGTATATATTATAGGTTTTGGTCCGGGCGACCCCGAATTAATGACGGTTAAAGCCGATAGAATTTTGCATCAAAGCCAAGTAATTATTTACGATGATTTAATTAATAAAGATGCTTTAAATAAATATAAAGCAGAAAAAATATATGTAGGCAAGCGAAAAGGGTTGCACAGTAAAAATCAAGAAGAAATAAATCAAATCATATATAAATATGCTTTAGAAAAAAATATTGTTGTTCGATTAAAAGGTGGCGACCCGATGATTTTTGGTCGTGGCGGGGAGGAGTACCAATATCTTAAACAAAAAGCCGTTGAAGTAGATATCATTCCCGGCATAACTTCAGCACTTGCAGCAGCAGCTTATGCCGCAATTCCGCTCACAAACAGAGGCATATCATCATCTGTAGCTTTTTGCACCGGACATCCCGAAAAAAGTATTATTATACCAAATACAGATACAATAGTTTTTTATATGGCGGCTTCAAATATTAATATTATTATAGATAAGTTGATTGAATCTGGAAGGTTGCCAAATACGCCAATAGCATTAATCGAAAATATTTCGATGCCAGAACAGCAAATAGTTATTGGTATGCTCAACGATATTATTCCTAAAGCAAATATGCTTAATTCTCCTTTGCTTATTATTGTTGGCGAAGTTGTGAAATTAAATTATAAAATAGATTAA
- a CDS encoding class I SAM-dependent methyltransferase, translating to MKIRDSGMPEQKLWESFFDVDTILSGLEINSGINNLVEIGCGYGTFTIPASKRIKGILYAFDIDKEMIKFVKNRIQCESKGNIKLYHKDIIQKTTCLKSGSIDYVMLFNILHHENPEELFNEAYRILRPKGKVGIIHWRSDIKTPRGPDLSIRPKPDEIIVLLNKSKWKLIKKTFVLEPYHYGILIMKK from the coding sequence ATGAAAATAAGAGACAGTGGGATGCCGGAGCAAAAATTATGGGAATCATTCTTTGATGTTGACACAATTTTATCCGGTTTGGAAATCAATTCAGGTATCAATAACTTAGTTGAAATTGGATGTGGTTATGGAACTTTTACAATACCCGCATCAAAAAGAATAAAAGGCATTCTGTATGCTTTCGACATTGATAAAGAGATGATAAAATTTGTGAAGAACAGAATACAGTGTGAATCTAAAGGGAATATTAAACTTTATCATAAAGACATAATACAAAAGACGACATGTTTAAAGAGCGGTTCTATTGATTATGTTATGTTATTTAATATTCTGCATCATGAAAATCCGGAAGAATTGTTCAATGAAGCATATAGAATTTTGCGCCCGAAAGGAAAGGTTGGAATTATTCACTGGAGAAGCGATATAAAAACACCGCGGGGACCAGATTTATCAATAAGGCCAAAACCTGATGAGATTATTGTATTGTTAAATAAATCAAAATGGAAATTAATAAAAAAAACATTTGTGCTTGAACCATATCATTACGGAATATTAATAATGAAAAAATAA
- a CDS encoding bifunctional precorrin-2 dehydrogenase/sirohydrochlorin ferrochelatase, which produces MPDNKIYLPVFLDITNKSILIIGGGKIAEQKLFSISAFTDKITILSKEINDNIKKTNFKKINKEYNTVDLYGFYIVYACTNNKEINAQIKSDAAKLNILVNVVDDPSLCDFISPAIYKEENITVAVSSSGTNVKKAIEWRNRIKKMFEKEEI; this is translated from the coding sequence ATGCCAGATAACAAAATATATTTACCTGTTTTTTTAGACATCACAAATAAAAGTATTCTTATTATTGGTGGCGGAAAGATAGCCGAACAAAAATTATTTAGCATTTCTGCGTTTACCGATAAAATAACTATTCTTTCAAAAGAAATTAATGATAATATTAAGAAAACTAATTTCAAGAAAATAAATAAAGAATATAATACAGTTGATTTGTATGGTTTCTATATTGTTTACGCATGCACGAATAACAAAGAGATTAATGCTCAAATAAAATCTGATGCTGCCAAATTAAATATATTGGTAAATGTAGTTGACGACCCTTCATTGTGCGACTTTATTTCTCCTGCTATATATAAAGAAGAAAATATTACTGTTGCCGTTAGTTCAAGCGGAACAAATGTAAAAAAAGCTATTGAGTGGAGAAATAGAATAAAAAAGATGTTTGAAAAAGAAGAAATATGA